In Bacillus cytotoxicus NVH 391-98, the following are encoded in one genomic region:
- the addB gene encoding helicase-exonuclease AddAB subunit AddB: MSLRFVIGRAGSGKSTLCLREVQEELKERPRGKTILYLVPEQMTFQTQQALIGSEEVRASIRAQVFSFSRLAWKVLQEVGGASRLHIDEAGVHMLLRKIIESRKEGLYVFQKAAEQNGFFEHLGGMIAEFKRYNITPSHVYEMWQQLDAHSSSAEQKLLANKIYDLQLLYDDFERALIGKYLDSEDYLQLLIEKLPFSEYVKDAEIYIDGFHSFSPQELEIIRQLMRCGARMTITLTVDEKTFAQPVNELDLFYETVLTYEKVKQVAREEKVVMEKTISLVEQPRFHSPALAHLEAHYESRPNEKFYGETSIAIHTAANLRAEVEGVAREIRRLVAEENYRYRDIAVLLRNGESYYDVLRTLFADYDIPHFIDEKRSMSHHPLVECIRSALEIISGNWRYDAVFRCVKTELLYPLDVKKEVMREEMDEFENYCLAYGVQGKKWTADEPWTYRRYRSLDEGNEVITDRERQMEEKMNRLREIVRTPIIRLQKRLKRASTVMQMCEAVYLFLEELDVPKKLEQLRVRAEESGDFLFATDHDQVWEEVMNLLDTFVEMLGEESMSLSVFIDVMTTGLEALQFANIPPSLDQVLIANIDRSRLSNIRATFVIGANEGVMPATPTDEGMLSDEERDVLAAAGVELAPTTRQTLLEEQFVLYQMVTRASEKLYISCPLADEEGKTLLASSFMKKIKRMFPNVKETFVTNDVNDLSRAAQISYVTTPEVTLSYVMQQLQTWKRYGFEGDLDFWWDVYNFYVTSDEWKQKSNRVLSSLFYRNRAKKLSTAVSRILYGDKIKGSVSRMELFNRCAYAHFAQHGLSLRERDIFKLDAPDIGELFHAALKKIADKLLREKRTWADLSIKECEHLSILVIEEIAPLLQRQILLSSNRHAYLKQKLQQIIFRTSLVLREHAKASGFVPVDLEVPFGMGGKDSLPPMEFTLSNGVKMEVVGRIDRVDKAEDESGTFLRIIDYKSSSKALDLTEVYYGLALQMLTYLDVVISNAGTWMKQGEVASPAGVLYFHIHNPLVEVKGDASEEEIEKEILKKFKMKGLVLGDADVVRLMDNKLSTGSSDIISAGLKKDGSFSARSNIASEQEFSVLQKYVHHTFETIGKDITEGVIDIAPYKMGNKAACTFCHFRSVCQFDESLEDNQFRTLKDMKDSEAMEKIREEVGE; the protein is encoded by the coding sequence ATGTCACTTCGATTTGTGATTGGAAGAGCTGGAAGTGGGAAAAGTACACTTTGTTTACGAGAAGTGCAAGAAGAGTTAAAAGAGCGCCCAAGAGGGAAAACAATCTTGTATCTTGTTCCTGAACAAATGACATTTCAGACGCAGCAGGCGTTAATAGGAAGTGAAGAGGTAAGAGCTTCTATTCGTGCACAAGTGTTTAGTTTTTCACGATTAGCTTGGAAAGTGTTGCAAGAAGTAGGAGGGGCAAGTCGTCTTCATATTGATGAAGCGGGTGTGCATATGTTACTTCGCAAAATTATTGAATCGCGCAAAGAAGGATTATATGTGTTTCAAAAAGCCGCTGAACAAAATGGCTTCTTTGAACATCTTGGAGGTATGATTGCAGAGTTTAAACGTTACAATATAACGCCATCTCATGTATATGAAATGTGGCAACAGTTAGATGCGCATAGCAGTAGCGCCGAACAAAAGTTGCTGGCAAATAAAATATATGATTTGCAGCTATTATATGATGATTTTGAACGAGCTTTAATTGGAAAGTATTTAGATTCGGAAGATTATTTACAGCTCCTTATTGAGAAACTGCCGTTTTCTGAGTATGTAAAGGATGCAGAAATTTATATTGATGGATTTCATTCGTTCTCCCCGCAAGAGCTTGAAATTATAAGGCAGCTAATGAGATGCGGAGCAAGAATGACGATTACATTAACGGTGGATGAAAAAACGTTCGCCCAGCCAGTCAATGAACTGGATTTGTTTTATGAAACAGTGCTGACGTATGAAAAAGTAAAACAAGTAGCACGTGAAGAGAAAGTGGTAATGGAAAAAACGATTTCGCTCGTAGAACAGCCGCGATTTCATTCTCCAGCATTAGCGCATTTAGAAGCTCACTATGAATCGCGTCCGAACGAAAAGTTTTACGGAGAGACGAGTATTGCCATCCATACAGCTGCGAATTTACGAGCGGAGGTAGAAGGAGTAGCGCGAGAAATTCGTAGACTTGTTGCAGAAGAGAATTATCGATACCGCGATATTGCCGTACTTCTTCGGAACGGAGAAAGCTATTATGATGTGTTAAGAACATTATTTGCAGATTATGATATTCCGCATTTCATTGATGAAAAGCGCTCGATGTCTCACCATCCGTTAGTCGAATGTATTCGTTCTGCTTTAGAAATAATTAGTGGGAATTGGCGTTATGATGCTGTTTTTCGCTGCGTGAAAACAGAACTTTTATATCCGCTGGATGTAAAAAAAGAAGTGATGCGTGAAGAAATGGATGAGTTTGAAAACTACTGTTTGGCGTATGGTGTCCAAGGTAAGAAATGGACCGCCGATGAGCCGTGGACGTATCGTCGTTATCGCTCTCTTGATGAGGGGAACGAGGTGATAACAGATCGTGAACGCCAAATGGAAGAGAAAATGAACCGTCTTCGTGAGATTGTAAGAACGCCAATCATTCGTCTGCAAAAAAGATTGAAACGTGCAAGTACTGTTATGCAAATGTGCGAAGCTGTATATTTATTTTTAGAGGAGCTAGATGTTCCGAAGAAATTAGAACAACTACGTGTACGTGCTGAAGAAAGCGGGGATTTCTTATTTGCGACAGACCATGATCAAGTGTGGGAAGAAGTGATGAATCTTCTTGATACATTTGTTGAGATGCTTGGAGAAGAAAGTATGTCTCTATCGGTGTTTATTGATGTGATGACGACAGGGCTTGAGGCACTTCAATTTGCCAATATCCCGCCATCGTTAGACCAAGTATTAATTGCAAATATCGATCGCTCTAGACTTTCAAATATTCGGGCAACATTTGTGATTGGTGCAAATGAAGGTGTGATGCCAGCTACGCCGACAGATGAAGGGATGCTTTCTGATGAAGAAAGAGATGTTCTTGCAGCAGCGGGCGTGGAATTAGCACCAACGACAAGACAAACGTTATTAGAAGAACAGTTTGTCTTGTATCAAATGGTGACAAGAGCATCTGAGAAACTATATATCTCTTGTCCTCTTGCAGATGAAGAAGGAAAGACATTACTAGCTTCTAGTTTTATGAAGAAAATAAAGAGAATGTTTCCTAATGTGAAAGAGACGTTTGTAACAAACGATGTAAACGACTTATCGCGCGCAGCACAAATTTCATATGTAACGACGCCAGAAGTAACATTGTCATATGTGATGCAACAACTGCAAACGTGGAAGCGATACGGTTTTGAAGGTGATTTAGACTTTTGGTGGGATGTATATAATTTCTACGTTACATCCGATGAATGGAAGCAAAAAAGCAACCGTGTATTATCCAGTTTGTTTTATCGAAATCGTGCGAAGAAATTAAGTACGGCTGTAAGTCGAATTTTATATGGAGATAAAATAAAAGGAAGTGTCTCTCGTATGGAATTATTTAATCGCTGTGCGTACGCTCATTTTGCACAGCACGGTTTATCATTGAGAGAGCGCGATATATTTAAATTAGATGCACCAGATATCGGGGAGCTGTTCCATGCAGCGCTAAAGAAAATTGCGGACAAGCTCTTGCGTGAAAAACGGACTTGGGCTGATTTATCCATAAAAGAATGTGAGCATCTTTCCATATTAGTAATAGAAGAAATTGCTCCATTATTACAAAGGCAAATTTTATTAAGCTCAAATCGACATGCTTATTTGAAACAAAAATTACAGCAAATTATTTTTAGAACATCGCTTGTGCTTAGGGAACATGCTAAGGCGAGTGGATTTGTTCCAGTTGATTTAGAAGTTCCGTTTGGTATGGGAGGCAAAGACTCATTACCACCGATGGAATTTACATTATCAAACGGTGTGAAAATGGAAGTTGTCGGCCGGATTGATCGAGTTGATAAAGCGGAAGATGAGAGCGGTACGTTTCTTCGCATTATTGATTATAAATCGAGCTCGAAAGCGCTGGATTTAACAGAAGTATATTACGGATTAGCATTGCAAATGCTGACGTATTTGGATGTCGTCATTTCTAATGCTGGTACGTGGATGAAACAGGGGGAAGTCGCATCACCAGCAGGTGTGTTATACTTCCATATTCATAATCCACTTGTTGAGGTGAAAGGTGACGCTTCTGAAGAGGAGATTGAGAAAGAAATTTTAAAGAAATTTAAAATGAAAGGGCTCGTGCTTGGAGATGCAGATGTTGTTCGTTTAATGGATAACAAACTATCAACAGGAAGCTCTGACATTATTTCAGCCGGGTTAAAAAAAGACGGAAGCTTCAGCGCACGCTCTAACATCGCAAGTGAACAAGAATTTTCTGTGCTACAAAAATACGTACACCATACGTTTGAAACGATCGGAAAAGACATTACAGAAGGTGTCATTGATATTGCTCCATATAAAATGGGGAATAAAGCAGCGTGCACATTTTGTCACTTCCGCTCTGTCTGCCAGTTCGATGAATCGCTGGAAGACAATCAGTTCCGTACATTAAAAGATATGAAAGATAGTGAAGCAATGGAGAAAATACGAGAGGAGGTCGGGGAATGA
- a CDS encoding spore germination protein encodes MPSVVGNLIVQNSNGSFNLGDFYNVSPKENTKAYNGSGASNVAFIVNTFNGVSATNTFDPDVADQDQIVTA; translated from the coding sequence ATGCCATCTGTTGTCGGAAACCTTATCGTGCAAAACAGTAATGGCTCTTTTAACTTAGGTGATTTTTATAATGTTTCTCCAAAAGAAAATACGAAAGCCTACAATGGCTCAGGTGCTTCAAATGTTGCTTTTATTGTCAACACATTTAACGGTGTAAGTGCAACAAATACATTTGACCCTGATGTAGCCGACCAAGACCAAATCGTGACAGCATAA
- the gerPC gene encoding spore germination protein GerPC gives MNQDVYIYLQQFQQILQQQQNTIHALEQQVHTLQEEIEELKSRPSSSIGKVEYKFDQLKVENLNGTLNIGLNPFAKTEQQIEDFQVDTETLKVNPETEQDIHPDFYQGIIQEMHRYLDEEAYNRILHFEREEGTPLDEMYRQMMIDDIKKQMEHRLPYYLSQVQPYDDITSNPEHLHAVIVQAMKQDIDKAFLSFIQHIPGNFRKE, from the coding sequence ATGAATCAAGATGTATATATTTATTTACAGCAATTTCAACAAATTCTTCAACAGCAACAAAACACCATTCATGCTTTAGAACAACAAGTGCATACATTACAAGAAGAAATTGAAGAGTTAAAAAGTCGTCCCTCCTCTTCTATAGGAAAAGTGGAGTACAAATTCGATCAGTTAAAAGTAGAAAATTTAAATGGGACATTAAATATCGGCTTAAATCCTTTTGCTAAGACCGAACAACAAATTGAAGACTTTCAAGTGGATACAGAAACATTGAAAGTAAACCCTGAAACAGAACAAGATATTCATCCAGACTTTTATCAAGGTATTATTCAAGAAATGCATCGTTATTTAGATGAAGAAGCATATAATAGAATTCTTCATTTCGAAAGAGAGGAAGGAACACCTCTTGATGAAATGTATCGTCAAATGATGATAGATGATATTAAAAAACAAATGGAGCATCGTCTTCCATACTATTTGTCTCAAGTGCAGCCATATGACGATATCACTTCGAATCCAGAACATTTGCATGCTGTCATCGTTCAAGCGATGAAGCAGGATATTGATAAAGCTTTTCTTTCCTTTATTCAACATATACCAGGTAATTTCCGAAAGGAGTAA
- a CDS encoding spore germination protein GerPE, with protein MFRHVSIVQNASVVSMGISAVFQVGDANQMALKSRALAVHREIPFYLKGEGRLDAFKLFTDKYITIPKRSTDVKLNITNESPFIEVNDVNLLTLLNSACFQIGSVDYVFSNSRIIQIRQYME; from the coding sequence ATGTTTCGACATGTCTCGATCGTACAAAATGCTTCTGTCGTCTCGATGGGGATTAGCGCCGTCTTCCAAGTTGGAGATGCAAATCAAATGGCCTTAAAAAGTAGAGCTCTTGCAGTGCATCGAGAAATCCCTTTTTATTTAAAAGGTGAAGGTCGACTTGATGCTTTTAAACTGTTTACTGATAAATATATTACAATCCCGAAACGTTCAACCGATGTCAAACTGAATATTACAAACGAAAGCCCTTTTATCGAAGTAAACGATGTCAACTTACTCACACTATTAAATTCAGCTTGTTTTCAAATCGGCTCTGTTGACTATGTATTTAGCAACTCTCGGATTATACAAATCCGTCAATACATGGAATGA
- the lepB gene encoding signal peptidase I codes for MKQTLKKESVEWMRTILIGILLALFFRTFFFSTYVVEGKSMMPTLQDGNMLVVNKVSYQVGELHRFDVVVFHANKKEDYVKRIIGLPGDYIEYKQDKLYINGQFVDEPYLETYKEQVKGRQLTGDFKLEELTKKKVVPKGYIFVLGDNRLGSWDSRHFGFIKADAVVGKVDLRYWPINEMQMNFSKGE; via the coding sequence ATGAAGCAAACTTTGAAAAAAGAAAGCGTAGAGTGGATGAGAACGATCCTTATCGGGATACTACTAGCTCTTTTTTTTCGAACGTTTTTCTTCTCGACTTATGTTGTAGAGGGAAAGTCGATGATGCCAACACTTCAAGATGGTAATATGCTTGTTGTGAACAAAGTGAGCTATCAAGTTGGAGAGTTACATCGATTTGATGTTGTTGTATTCCATGCGAATAAAAAAGAGGACTATGTAAAACGAATCATTGGTTTACCTGGAGATTATATTGAATATAAGCAGGATAAATTATATATTAATGGTCAATTTGTTGATGAACCGTATTTAGAAACATATAAGGAACAAGTGAAAGGACGCCAGTTGACAGGAGATTTTAAGTTGGAAGAGTTAACGAAAAAAAAGGTTGTGCCAAAAGGATATATTTTTGTACTTGGCGATAACCGTCTTGGTAGCTGGGACAGCAGACATTTTGGTTTTATAAAAGCAGATGCGGTTGTTGGAAAAGTCGATTTACGTTATTGGCCGATTAACGAAATGCAAATGAACTTTTCAAAAGGTGAGTAG
- the addA gene encoding helicase-exonuclease AddAB subunit AddA → MVENWPAKPEGSQWTDDQWKAVVAHGRDILVAAAAGSGKTAVLVERIIKKIINEENPVDVDRLLVVTFTNAAAQEMKNRIGEALEKVLIEEPSSRHIRKQLSLLNKASISTIHSFCLQVIRSYYYMLDIDPRFRIANQTENELLKEEVLDDILEEEYGMEENQLFFELVDRYTSDRNDDDLQRMILALHTAAGAHPNPEKWLDRLVEAYNVEGKTIEDLMYASYLLEDVKFQLETATEHIRKAMELAMLPDGPAPRMETLQTDLVLLETLSHAARKSWTSVYEAMQHVSWQTLKRIKKSDYNEDIVKQVDSLRNKAKDEVKKLQEELFSRKPESFLRDFQEMHPVLGKLVQLVKEFSNRFQAIKRDKGMVDFTDLEHFCLQILSEQGEDGELRPSPVALQYRNRFAEVLVDEYQDTNFVQESIIKLVTKDSEQEGNLFMVGDVKQSIYRFRLAEPGLFLGKYKRFTQEGLEGGMKIDLAKNFRSRHEVLAGTNFIFKQIMGEEVGEIEYDADAELKLGASYPEGEDVAAELLCIHQSEEEVLDGEEGEEVEKAQLEARLIAQRIKAMVDSGYTVYDRKTNEMRQVQYRDFVILLRSMPWAPQIMEELKLQGIPVYAELATGYFEATEVNIMMNVFRVIDNPVQDIPLAAVLRSPIVGLNDEELAMLRAHAKKGSFYEVMRSFLRGAPLEGGKELHEKLKWFYHLLQGWREFARQQSLSDLIWKVYRETGYYDFVGGLPGGKQRQANLRVLYDRARQYEATSFRGLFRFLRFIERILERGDDMGTARALGEQEDVVRIMTIHKSKGLEFPVVFVAGLGRRFNTQDLMQRFLLHKDFGFGSQFIDPRKRIKYTTLSQLAIKRKMKRELIAEEMRVLYVALTRAKEKLILIGTVKDKEKEMEKWLDTREHTEWLLPDYVRASASCYLDWIAPSLYRHRDSEILLELGQGTIPNEIYEYDTSWKVEFVDGKTLLAPEPAQEEKQELLEALREKKAVPLESERKDEVYNRLTWKYEYEDATLQRAKQSVTEIKRNYQSEDGSDTAFIQKLRAPIRTRPRFMEKKGLTYAERGTAVHAVMQHVDLKQSITIESIQEQIAKMVNKEILTFEQAEEISVERIVAFFESHLGKRVLEAKSVEREVPFTMMLSAKEAYQNWQGKSEETILVQGVIDCMIEEDDGITLIDFKTDTIEGKFPGGFDQAKPILEERYKVQLSLYAKALEKTLQHPVKEKCLYFFDGNHVITIEE, encoded by the coding sequence ATGGTAGAAAATTGGCCAGCAAAACCAGAAGGGAGTCAATGGACAGATGATCAATGGAAAGCTGTTGTGGCACATGGACGTGATATTTTAGTTGCAGCAGCAGCAGGTTCCGGGAAAACAGCAGTACTCGTTGAACGTATCATTAAAAAGATTATTAATGAGGAGAATCCGGTAGATGTCGATCGCTTACTCGTTGTAACATTTACGAATGCAGCCGCGCAAGAGATGAAAAATCGAATTGGGGAAGCGTTAGAAAAAGTATTAATTGAGGAACCGAGTTCACGGCATATACGGAAGCAGCTGAGCTTATTAAATAAGGCTTCCATCTCAACAATTCATTCTTTTTGTTTACAAGTCATTCGTTCATATTATTACATGCTTGATATCGATCCTCGTTTTCGCATCGCGAATCAAACGGAAAATGAGTTATTAAAAGAAGAAGTGTTAGATGACATATTAGAAGAAGAGTATGGAATGGAAGAGAATCAACTATTCTTTGAACTTGTCGATCGCTATACGAGCGACCGTAATGATGATGATTTGCAGCGAATGATTTTGGCGCTGCATACAGCAGCAGGAGCGCATCCAAATCCAGAAAAGTGGCTTGATAGATTAGTAGAAGCGTATAATGTGGAAGGAAAAACAATTGAAGATTTAATGTATGCTTCTTATTTATTAGAAGATGTGAAATTCCAGCTTGAAACAGCAACGGAGCACATTCGAAAAGCAATGGAATTAGCGATGCTTCCCGATGGTCCTGCTCCTCGCATGGAGACATTACAAACGGATCTCGTTTTACTAGAAACGCTATCTCATGCTGCGCGCAAGTCGTGGACAAGTGTATATGAAGCAATGCAGCATGTATCGTGGCAAACGTTAAAGCGTATTAAGAAAAGCGATTATAACGAAGATATTGTGAAACAAGTCGATTCTCTTCGCAATAAAGCAAAAGATGAAGTGAAGAAATTACAAGAAGAACTGTTTAGTCGTAAACCAGAAAGCTTTTTACGTGATTTTCAAGAGATGCACCCTGTATTAGGAAAACTCGTGCAGCTTGTTAAAGAGTTTTCGAACCGATTTCAAGCGATAAAACGTGATAAAGGAATGGTTGATTTTACAGATTTAGAGCATTTTTGTTTGCAAATTTTAAGCGAGCAAGGTGAAGATGGTGAACTGCGCCCATCGCCAGTTGCACTTCAATACCGCAATAGATTTGCGGAAGTTCTCGTTGATGAATATCAAGATACAAACTTCGTTCAAGAATCCATTATTAAACTCGTAACGAAAGACTCTGAGCAAGAAGGTAATTTGTTTATGGTCGGTGACGTAAAACAGTCTATTTATCGCTTTCGATTAGCAGAACCCGGCTTGTTTTTAGGAAAATATAAACGTTTTACACAAGAAGGATTAGAAGGCGGAATGAAAATTGATTTAGCGAAAAACTTCCGCAGTCGTCATGAAGTATTAGCTGGTACAAACTTTATTTTCAAACAAATTATGGGCGAAGAAGTTGGTGAAATTGAGTATGATGCTGACGCTGAATTAAAGTTAGGTGCAAGCTATCCAGAAGGAGAAGATGTAGCGGCAGAGTTATTATGCATTCACCAATCTGAAGAAGAAGTGCTAGATGGAGAAGAGGGTGAAGAAGTAGAAAAAGCGCAGCTGGAAGCACGTCTCATTGCGCAGCGCATAAAAGCGATGGTTGACTCAGGATATACAGTATATGACCGGAAAACGAATGAAATGCGTCAGGTCCAATATCGCGATTTTGTTATTTTACTGCGCTCGATGCCGTGGGCGCCGCAAATTATGGAAGAATTAAAGCTGCAAGGCATTCCAGTATACGCAGAACTTGCAACGGGCTATTTTGAAGCGACAGAAGTAAATATTATGATGAATGTTTTCCGCGTTATTGATAATCCGGTGCAAGATATTCCGCTAGCAGCTGTACTTCGTTCGCCAATTGTTGGGCTAAATGATGAGGAACTTGCGATGCTTCGTGCGCATGCAAAGAAAGGCTCTTTTTATGAGGTGATGCGCTCGTTCTTACGAGGAGCACCGCTTGAAGGAGGGAAGGAACTGCATGAAAAGCTAAAGTGGTTTTATCACTTACTGCAAGGATGGCGTGAGTTTGCGCGTCAGCAATCTCTTTCTGACTTAATTTGGAAAGTGTATCGTGAAACTGGGTATTATGACTTTGTCGGCGGATTACCTGGCGGAAAGCAACGTCAGGCAAACTTGCGTGTTTTATACGACCGCGCAAGGCAATATGAGGCGACATCATTTAGAGGGTTATTCCGCTTTTTACGCTTTATTGAGCGCATTTTAGAACGCGGTGATGATATGGGAACTGCAAGAGCTCTTGGAGAGCAAGAAGATGTTGTGCGCATTATGACCATTCATAAAAGTAAAGGACTAGAGTTCCCAGTTGTGTTTGTGGCAGGGCTCGGCCGTCGTTTTAATACGCAAGATTTAATGCAGCGTTTCTTATTGCATAAAGACTTCGGATTTGGTTCACAATTTATTGACCCGCGCAAGCGAATTAAATATACGACATTATCGCAATTAGCGATTAAACGAAAAATGAAACGCGAGTTAATTGCAGAAGAAATGCGTGTATTATATGTTGCGTTAACGCGTGCAAAAGAAAAATTAATTTTAATTGGAACGGTGAAAGATAAGGAAAAAGAAATGGAAAAATGGCTTGATACACGGGAGCATACAGAATGGTTACTACCAGATTATGTACGCGCTAGTGCGTCATGTTATTTAGATTGGATTGCTCCTTCCTTATACCGACATCGAGATAGTGAAATACTCCTTGAATTAGGACAAGGTACGATTCCAAATGAAATTTATGAATATGATACAAGCTGGAAAGTAGAATTCGTTGATGGCAAAACGTTACTCGCACCAGAGCCAGCTCAAGAAGAAAAGCAAGAGTTGTTAGAAGCGCTGCGTGAGAAAAAGGCTGTCCCGTTAGAGAGTGAACGAAAAGATGAAGTATATAATCGATTAACATGGAAATACGAATACGAGGATGCAACGCTTCAACGTGCGAAGCAATCTGTTACAGAGATTAAAAGAAATTATCAATCGGAAGATGGAAGTGATACGGCCTTTATTCAAAAACTACGTGCGCCAATTCGAACACGTCCGCGTTTTATGGAGAAAAAAGGCTTAACATATGCAGAGCGTGGAACAGCTGTTCATGCCGTTATGCAGCATGTTGATTTGAAGCAATCTATTACAATTGAATCTATTCAAGAGCAAATCGCAAAAATGGTGAATAAAGAGATCTTAACCTTTGAACAAGCAGAAGAAATCAGTGTCGAAAGAATAGTGGCATTTTTTGAAAGTCATCTTGGAAAACGAGTGTTAGAAGCGAAAAGTGTTGAGCGAGAAGTACCGTTTACGATGATGCTTTCAGCAAAAGAAGCGTATCAAAATTGGCAAGGTAAGAGCGAAGAGACGATACTCGTACAAGGGGTTATCGACTGTATGATCGAAGAAGATGATGGCATTACGTTAATTGACTTTAAAACAGATACAATTGAAGGGAAATTTCCAGGTGGATTCGATCAGGCGAAACCGATTTTAGAAGAGCGCTATAAAGTACAGCTTTCCTTATATGCTAAAGCACTAGAAAAAACGTTACAACACCCTGTAAAAGAAAAGTGTTTATACTTTTTTGATGGAAATCATGTGATTACGATTGAGGAATAG
- a CDS encoding spore germination protein GerPB, with protein MNFYVQQSIIINKIQIDSITTSSIFQIGTAGSIKSLSKFSNTGGFTAPVRPLKAKGQIISINPTPSSS; from the coding sequence TTGAACTTCTATGTGCAACAGAGTATTATCATTAACAAAATTCAAATAGATAGTATTACAACATCTTCTATTTTTCAAATTGGAACAGCTGGAAGTATTAAATCCCTCTCCAAATTTTCAAATACAGGAGGCTTTACAGCACCCGTCCGTCCGCTCAAAGCAAAAGGACAAATTATTTCGATTAACCCAACACCTAGTTCTTCTTAA
- a CDS encoding TVP38/TMEM64 family protein, translating to MDFQTIKEYFSTENMDQLVESYRAFGLLLGIGLPMAEALIPVLPLIVFVMANAVAFGLWLGCFYSWIGSVLGAFLVFLVIRKFGRSRFFSFINKHPKVRSAMGWIERKGFAPIFVLYCFPFTPSALINVVAGLSRISVRQFGLALTLGKLVMIFMLSYIGHDLTSFIHNPVKTIIVIGVVFILWYVGKKIEVKLELH from the coding sequence ATGGATTTTCAAACAATCAAAGAATATTTTTCAACAGAAAATATGGACCAACTTGTCGAGAGTTACCGGGCGTTTGGTCTGCTCCTTGGCATTGGCTTGCCAATGGCAGAAGCGCTTATTCCCGTACTTCCACTGATCGTATTTGTTATGGCAAATGCGGTTGCTTTTGGTCTATGGCTTGGATGTTTCTATTCTTGGATCGGTTCGGTGCTGGGGGCGTTTCTTGTTTTTCTTGTTATTCGTAAGTTTGGGCGAAGTCGCTTTTTTTCTTTTATAAATAAACATCCGAAAGTACGGAGTGCGATGGGATGGATTGAACGAAAAGGATTTGCACCTATTTTTGTATTGTACTGTTTTCCTTTTACGCCATCTGCATTGATTAATGTAGTCGCGGGATTATCGCGCATTAGTGTAAGGCAGTTTGGATTAGCTCTAACACTTGGAAAGCTTGTTATGATTTTTATGTTAAGCTATATCGGTCATGATTTAACTTCTTTTATCCATAATCCTGTAAAAACAATTATTGTGATAGGAGTTGTTTTTATTCTTTGGTATGTTGGTAAGAAAATTGAAGTGAAATTAGAACTGCATTGA
- a CDS encoding aspartyl-phosphate phosphatase Spo0E family protein, with protein sequence MFEQVIEKKRKKMIYFAERYGITSQKTVNCSQELDKLLNIISLIQTNTTAIHTIDRHTH encoded by the coding sequence ATGTTTGAGCAAGTAATTGAAAAAAAGCGAAAAAAAATGATCTATTTTGCTGAACGTTATGGAATTACCTCTCAAAAAACAGTAAATTGCAGTCAAGAATTGGACAAGCTCTTAAATATTATTTCTCTTATACAAACAAATACTACCGCCATTCATACGATAGATAGACATACTCATTAA
- a CDS encoding spore germination protein, with protein sequence MPAMVGQIRIVNIGSSGIFHIGDVFAIRPISYSRAFAGAGSFNVGDNVSVYNYQNTTTVNDTDVVDQAIVGTN encoded by the coding sequence ATGCCAGCAATGGTCGGACAGATTCGCATTGTCAATATTGGATCAAGCGGAATTTTTCATATCGGAGATGTATTCGCAATTCGACCGATTAGTTACTCTCGTGCCTTTGCAGGAGCTGGTTCTTTTAATGTTGGAGATAACGTGTCTGTATATAACTATCAAAATACAACAACTGTTAATGATACAGATGTCGTTGACCAAGCGATTGTAGGGACGAATTAA